The Knoellia sp. S7-12 region GGCCGTCCTGGACGCGGCCGGGCGACTGGTCGACCACGAGATGGCGGACCGGCGCAACCTCACCCTCACCAACCCGGTCGAGGGCAACGGCTACGCGACCGTCCGCAGCCTCGTGGCCGCCTACCAGCTCATTCGTCCTGGCGAAGTTGCCCCCGCACACCACCACACGCCGGCGGCGCTGCGCATCATCCTCGAGGGCCGAGGCACCTACACCGTCGTGGACGGGGACCGCGTCGAGATGCGACCCGGTGACGTTCTGCTGACACCGAGCTGGGCTTGGCACGAGCACTCGGCGGTCGGTCCGGACGACTGCTACTGGGTCGACATCCTCGACGTCCCCCTCGTGCACCTGCTCGAGCCGATGTTCTTCGAGAAGTACCCCGCCGGGGTCCAGGAGGACCCTCGTGACATCGACACCTCGCCGATCGCGTTCCGGTGGGAGGACTCCCTCGCCTGCCTGGCCGCCGAGACGGCGGCCCCGGAGCACGGCATGGCCGAACGCGAGATCGAACTCGGCAGCCCGGCGATGCCGACCATCGCACTGCACGTCCAGGAGCTCGGCGCCGGCTTCGAGTCCCCGACGAGGCGGACGACCGCCAACTCGATCTTCACGGTCATCGAAGGCTCTGGTGAGACCATCGTCGATGGTGAACGGCTGACCTGGGAGCGCGGCGACATCATCGCGGTCCCGGCATGGCGGCCCTACCAGCACATCGTGTCCGAGCCTGCGCGGATGGTCCGCGCGAGCGACGAGCCGGTCTTCTCCGTGCTCGGCCTGCTGCGCTCCGAGAAGGTGTGAGGGAGAAACAGATGCATGTTGTCCTGGCAGGCGGTGGCGTCGGTGGCATGACCGCGGCGCTGGCACTTCTGCAGCGCGGGGTGGACGTCACCGTGCTCGAACAAGCCCCCGCCCTCACCGAGGTCGGTGCCGGCATTCAGATCAGCCCCAACGGCAACCGGGCGCTGGACCACCTCGGGGTCTTCGAGACCCTGCGCAAGCAGTCCTGCGACCCGGTCCGCAAGGAGTTCCGGCTCTGGAACACCGGTCGGCCCTGGCCGATGTTCGATCTCGGGCCGATGGCAGTCGAGCGATATGGCTACCCGTACCTCACGGTGTACCGTCCCGACCTGCTCAAGGCTCTGGAAAATGCCGTGAGGGCTCTGGGGGCGGACGTCATCCTGCTCGGTTCGCGCGTGGCGGGAGTCGACCAGGACGCGTCAAGCGCGTCCGTGGTCCTCGACGACGGCACTCGGGTGACCGGCGACGTCGTCATCGGCGCCGATGGGGTGCGTTCCGTGGTGCGCAACACGGTGTGGGGACCGAGCAACCCGGAGTTCTCCGGCATGGTCGCCTGGCGGGGGCTCATCCCGATGGACGACCTTCCGAAGCACCTGCGTACGCCGGTGGGCTCGACGTGGATCGGTCCGGGCGGCCACGCAGTCACCTACCCCCTCCATGGAGGCACGTTGATGAACTTCGTGGCGACGATCGAGGGCAAGAAATGGACCGCCGCAGGCGGGACCGAACCCGGGACCGCCGAGGAGTGCCATGCCGACTTCGCCGGCTGGCACGAGGACATCCACACGTTCATCACCGCCTCGCCCCGATTGCTCAAGTGGGCCCTACTCAGCCGTGACCCCATCCCCGCCTGGACGTCGGGGCGGGTCAGTCTGCTGGGTGACGCCGCCCACGCGACGCTGCCCTTCCTGGCGCAGGGAGCCGTCCACGCCATCGAGGACGGCGTCGTGCTCGCTCGGGCGATCGAGGCGTACGCCGACGACCCCACCAAGGCGCTCACCCGCTACGAGACGGCAAGGATCGAGCGGACGAGCAGGATGGTGCGCGGCGCCACAGCCAACACCGAACGGTTCCACAGCCGAGAGCTCGTCACCGAGGAGCGAGCCGAGCCCTACCTCCAGCGCGAGTGGAGCATCGAACCGATCGCCGACCGCTACGACTGGCTCTACTCGTACGACGTGGTGACGACTCCGGTCTGACCACATCCGACCAACTTGGTGAGCCGCCGCCGCAGCGGCGCCCGCCAGCCCGAGTGGTGCGGATCCTCAGAGGGCGAGCAGACCCGCGACCGACGTCGTGTCGAACAGGCCGGAGATGCGGTCGGCGAGGACGTCGGCCCCAGCTCCCAGCCGGCGTGCGTTCAGGTCGTACTTGACCTGTATCTCGGCGTCCGTGAGGGGTCGCTCGGCGGTGCCACGATTGGCGAGGACCTCTTGGGAGAGCATCCGTCCGTCGGTGGTGCGCACCTCGACGACCGAAGGGAACTGCAGGGGGAAGATCGCCTCACAACGTGCGTCGGCCACGTGCTCGACGCGCGCCGCAAGGTCGAGGTTGCGCGGGTCCCGCACTGCCTCGTCGGTGAAGTCGTCGAGGTAGAGACCGAGGCCGCCTCCGCCGCGCAGCGCCAGAGTGAAGGTGAAGGGTCCGCTGAACTGGGCGTGGTAGCCGGACTCGGGACGGATCTTGGCCTCGCGCGGTTGAGCAATCGTTCGCAGGGTCGCGCCCGCCACGCCGATCCGGACCGACTCCACGTCTGCGGGCCGCAGCCCCCGTGCCCGGAGAGCGATGGCCGCGTCAATACCCGTGTGGGTAAACACGTTCGTCGGGTAGGGCTTCACGAAGCAGGAGGCCGTCTCCCACCGCACACCGAGTCCGTCGAGCAGCGCCGCCTCGTCGTAGGTGTCACCGCAGTAGGCCTGGAAGAAACCGAACCGTCCCTCGAGGACCGTCGGGGGACCGGTCAGTCCGGCCTCCGCGGCCTGTGCTGCCACCACGCCGCTGTGGGCGGCCCACCCGCAATGCATCCGCTTGACCGACCCTCCGGCCCGGTTGGCCTCGAGCAGGCCCGCTCCCATGCTGCAGGCGATGGCCATCGCGTGGGCCAGCCGCTCGGCGTCCAGGCCCATGGCGACACCCGCCCCGGCCGCCGCGCCGACGGCACCACAGATCGACGTCGCATGCAGGCCACGCTCGAAGAAGACCGAGTTGTTGATGCGTGGGTCGTACCCGGCGTTGCCGAGCCGGATCGCGATCTCGTTGCCGACCGTAATCGCGGCGAGAAGTGTCCGGCCGTGAGCCCCGGCCTCCTCGGCGGCAGCGAGCGCGGCAGGCACCACTGATGCGCTGGGATGCAGGATCGACGGAACGTGCGTGTCGTCGAAGTCGAGGGCGTGGGCTAAGGTGCCATTGACGAGCGCGGCTGACGGAGCCGGGAGCCGGTCCTCGAGACCGATCGCGAGGGCGACTGCCGCACCCCCCCAACGGCGGGCGAGCGAGTGAGCCACCTGCGCCGGACCGGTGCCGAGTGCGGCGACCGAGATGCCGACGACGTCCAGCAGTCTTTGTCTTGCGTCGACGAGCACATGCTCTGGGGCGTTCTCTGCGACCTCTGCCGCGAACGCTCCGAGGCGTGCGACGGCGGTACCGGTCATGGGGGTGGTTCCGGCGGCAGCCATGGAGTCTCCTTTGGGCGAGGGGACGGACCTGGTCGGTGCGTCAGTGAAGGATGGCGATCGGCCGCAGGGGGGAGCCGGTGGCGCCGACGAGCCGCAGAGGAGCGGCCACGAGGGTGAACGCCTTCGTCCCCGCGCGGGCGAGCTGCTCGAGGTCGAGCATCTCCAGGATGGGGATGCCGTTCTCCACGAGGAGGATCCGGTGTCCCGGCAGGCGGGCGTGCCCGGCACCCCCCGGGATGTGCTCGAACGCGGTCGTGTCCGAGCCGACGACGCACGGCCGGTGCGAGGCCAGCCAGGCCACGCCCTCCTCGTCCGGCCCTGGTACCCCGCCATCGTGGTCGAGGAAGGCTGCGGGGGCGTCCCACAGCTGCGCCCAGCCGGTACGAACGAGCAGGCCCGCGCCCGGGGCTGGTCGACGGTCGCCGAGCGCCTGGGACAGCTCGGCGACCGTGACGGCATGGCCGGGGGCGAGCCGGTCGACCCCGAGGACGGCCGGCACGTCGAGCAGGTAGCCCGTCGTGACGATGGGGTCGACCGTGTGGACCCCGTGGTCGAGGAAGCGCCCGCCGGCCTGGGCCTGGGCGGCCGAGACACGGCCGTGCAGCAGACCGTCGTGGCTGATGTGCGCAAGGGCGTCGAGGTGCGTGGCGGTGTGTGTCCCCATCACAAGCAGGTCGTTGGCGCCCGACGTGCCGTCGACCCGTACGGCGTCACCGTGACGGCGGAGTAAGGAGTGACGGTAGCCCGGGTGGTTCGGTGACGTGGGGACGCCCGGATGCACCGGCTGTGCCAGGTCGACCACCGTCACGACCGCCCCGTCGGCGGTCCGCCCTGTACTCATGCGTGCGCCCGCTTCCTGATGTGTTCCGCGAGGCGCAGGATCGCCGGGTCCACGAAGCTTCCGTCGGCCAGCGTCGCAGCGGCAGAGCCTGCGGCGTCCATGGCGGCCGCCTTGTCCAGCACGTCCGTGGCCCACGTGACCTCGTCCGTGCTCGGCGCGAACGCCTCACGGACCACGGGGACCTGACGCGGGTGAATGACCGATCGCCCGTAGAAGCCGAGCTCCCTCAGGACGTCACACGACCGACGAAGCCCGTCGAGGTCGGTGACACTGGGGTGGACGCTGCCCACGGGCGATGGCAGCCCCGCAGCGCGCGCAGCCTGCACGATGGTGAGGCGGGAGAGCAGCAGCCCGGTGTCGCTCGCCCCACGGGGAAGGCTCAAGTCAGCGCGAAGGTCGCTCTCTCCCAACGTGATCGAGTGCACCCCAAAGGCGTCGGCGATCTCTTGTGCCTTCGAGAGGCCACGCGCCGACTCGATGAGGGGGACGAGGTGTGGCGCGTCGCGGAAGCGTCGGGTCTGGGCAAACGCGGCGTCGACCTCCGCGGCCGACTCCACCTTGGGGAGGCGGATGCCGTGGACGGTGCCGGCGCGAAGCAGCGGCCCGACGGCAGCGAGGTCGGCCGCGAAGTCTGGCGAGTCGACCCTGTTGACGCGCACGACGATAGGAAGGGTCTTCAACAACCCTGCCGGGAACCCGGAGTCGGCTCCGAAGGTTGGGCCCAGGGCAGCCCGGGCACGGGGCCGTGACGAAGGATGCACCGCGTCCTCGAGGTCCACGACGATGCCGTCGGCAGAGCGTGCCGCTTTGGTCAGCAGCTCCGGGAGACGATCCGCGGGAACGTACAGCCAGGTGGCAACGTCGTCACGCACTCAGATCACTCCTCCGGCTCGGAGCCGCGCCTGCCGGTCTGGGTCGATGCCCAGCTCGGTCAGGACCCTTTCCGTATCGGCCCCGTGAGAGCGTCCCGTGTGTCGGATCGCGCCCGGGGACTCGGACATGCGGAAGAGCACGTTAGGCATGCGGACCGGACCCAAATCAGCGTCCTCCACCGTGGCGATGGCGCCGATCGCGGCATACTGCGGGTCGGCGACGACACCGGCGACGTCGTACACCACTGCGAGCGCGGCCTGTGCTTTCGAGAACTCCTCCACGACCTCGGACGTCGGCCGCTCGGCGATCCACGAGCCGACCGCCTCGTCAAGCTCGTCAGCATGCTGAGCCCGCTGGAAGCCGTCGTGAAACCACTCCTCCTGCACGAGCTCGGGTCGGCCGACGAGCGTCATCACCCGCTCCGCGATCGAGTGCGCGCTGGTCGAGATCGCGACCCAGTCGCCGTCACCGGTGCGATAGGTGTTGCGGGGGGCGTTGTTCTCGGACCGGTTCCCGCGGCGCTGGGCAACGATGCCGAGCTGGTCGTACACCGTTACCTGCGAGCCGAGCATGGCCAGAATCGGCTCGATGATGGCAAGATCGATGACTTGTCCCTCACCCGTGCGCTCGCGGCGGTGCAGGGCGGTCAGCGTCGCGATGGCAGCGGCCAGGCCACTGATGTTGTCGGCGAGTGCCAGCGGGGGCAGGGTGGGCGGCCCGTCCGGTTGTCCCGTGGAGTGGGCGAACCCACTCATGGCCTCCGCGATCGTGCCGAAAGCCGGCTCGTTCCTCCGGGGACCGGTCTGCCCGAAACCGGTAACCCGGGTGAGGATGAGCCGGGGGTTCACCTCCCGCAGCCGGTCGTACCCGAGGTTCCACCGCTCCAGCGTGCCGGGGCGGAAATTCTCGATGACCACGTCCGCGGTGCGGACCAGGTCAAGGAAGATCTCCTGGCCCTCCTCGTTCGACAGGTCCAAGGTGATGGCCCTCTTGTTGCGGCCTAGGATCTTCCACCACAAACCAACGCCGTTCTTGCTCTGCCCATGGGTGCGGGCGGGGTCCGGCTTGCGGGGGTGCTCGATCTTGATGACGTCCGCTCCGAAGTCGGCGAGGACGGTGGCAGCCGAGGGTCCGGCGAACAGCGTGGCGACGTCGAGGATCCGGAGGTCGCCGAGAGCCGAGGCCGGCCCCGAACCGGAGACCGCCGGACCGGTGGTGACGCCGCCTGCGGACGTCGTCGGCGCGGGCGCCCGCGGGGTCGTTGACATGTCTTCTCCTTCTGGGTCGGGACCTCTCGACCGTAGGAGGGGCCGGGGGCTGCAGAAGGGGAGACATCACTGGGTGAGAGGAACGATGGTGCCCTGACGGAGTCTTCCGCTGGGTGCGACAAGGCCTGTCACCGACCGTCCGCTCCTCCAACCATGGCAGAGGCCGAGTGCGTCCTGCACCGGTCCTCAGGCGAGAGGAGCAGGTCGTGCGCACCGTGCGGGATGCAGCATTCGAGGTCCTGCGGCAACAAGGGCTGACGCGGATCTTCGCGAACCCCGGTTCGACTGAGGTCGCCCTGCTGGCCGACCTGCCTGACGACCTCGACTTCGTCCTGGGGCTGCACGAGGGCTCCGTCGTCGGGATGGCCTCCGGTTACGCTCTGGCGACGGGGTCACCGGCGCTTGTCCTGCTGCACACGACGGCCGGGTTCGGCAACGCGGTCGGAGCGATCGCGACGGCCAGGACCAACAAGGCCCCCCTCGTCATCCTCGTCGGCCAGCAGGACCGCCGTCATGTCGCCTCAGAACCCTTCCTCGCGGGCCACCTCGACGGACTGGCCGGCGCCTATGCCGTCTCGAGCCGGCAGCCGGCCCGAGCGGCTGACGTACCGGCGGCCATTGCGCGTGCAGCCCACGAGGCCGCCCTCCACCGTGGTCCGGCCGTGGTTGTCGTCCCCATGAGCGACTGGGCGGAGTCAGCCGACGACACCATCGCGGTGCCTGCCCCCGTGCGCCTTCGTGTTTGTCGTGGCGTCGATGAGGAGGTTGGCGCGGAGCTGGCCGCTGTCCTCGACGGCGCCAGCAACCCGGTCCTTGTCGTTGGTCCTGGCGCTGACTCTGCTGACGGCTGGGCCGGCCTGGGTGCCCTCGCTGACCGGCTCGACTGCCCCGTGTGGCAGGAGGCGCACGGGTCGCAGGCGGGCTTCCCCCAGGACTCATCACGGTTCCGTGGCCACCTGCCGGCGGGTCGTGCGGCGCTGCGCGACGCGCTGGCGCCTCACGACGTCGTCCTCGTCGCCGGTGGTCCGGCTTTCCGCCAGGGGACATGGGAGCAAGGACACTTTGTTACGGCGGGCACCACGGTCCTGGTCGTCACGGCGGACCCGGAGGAAGCGACCTACAGCGCGGCCCACCTCGCCGTAGTCGGCGACGTGGCGCGAGTCATGACGGATCTGGCAGAGCGGGTGGCACCCCGACACGCGCCTGAGGCACAGCCGCCCCGTTCACGCATGGTGCTGCCCCCACAGGGCAGCCTGCGTGCCGAGCACGTTTTCGCCGCTCTGGCCGACCGGCTACCCGAGGAAGCGACCGTCTTCGAGGAGAGCCCGTCCAGCCGTCGCCTCTTGCTCGATCTGATGCCCACCCGCCGACCCTTCGGCTTTGTCACCGTGGCACAGGGCGGGCTGGGGTTCGCGCTGCCGGCGAGCATCGGCGTGCGGATGGCCCGCCCGAACCGCCCCGTCGTCGCGCTGCTGGGCGACGGCGCGTCGCTCTACAACATCCAGGGACTGTGGAGCGCCCAGCACTACCGGGTCGGGGCGCTGTTCGTCGTCCTATCCAACGGTGGGTATGCCGTGATGGACCGGCTGGCTGCCGGCCACGGCGGCAAGCCGCCGTGGCCGGCATTTACCGAGGTGAGCGTGTCGACGATCGCAGCCGGGTTCGGTTGTGCAACCAGCCGCGTAACGACCCACGACGAGCTGACCGACCAGCTCGATCGCATCCTTCCGACCCTCGGAGAGCGCACCGAGCCGCTCCTGCTCGAGGTCGTCGTGGAGGCCACAGCCTGATCACGCGGGTGCCCGCACTCCGCGCCACCCCATGAACCACGAAGGAGGCCATTATGGCCCAGGACTGGCTCGCCGAGGACTTCCTTACGGAGGACCAAGAGGCGTTGCGCGACACCGTCTCTGACATCGCCAAGAAGTACGACATGCAGTACTGGATCGACGTCGAGGAGGCCGGCCGCTACCCCGCCGAGTGGGTCAAGGAACTCACCGACGGAGGGTGGCTCTCGCTGCTCATCCCCGAGGAGTACGGCGGCGGGGGTGGCACCATCCCGGACGCGGCCCTCTTCCTCGAAACCCTCAACCGCTGGGGCGGCAACGCCGGCGCGATCCACGCGCAGATGTACCAGATGGGCGCCATCCTGCGACACGGAAGTGACGAGCAGAAGCGGCAGTGGCTGCCGCAGATCGCGAACGACGGTCTGCGCCTGCAGTCGTTCGGGATCACGGAGCCCGACGCCGGCACCGACACGACCCGTATCCGAACCTTCGCGGCGCGTGAGGGCGACGAGTACGTCGTCAATGGTGGCAAGATCTACACGTCGCGATTCCACCAGACCGACCTCATGCTCCTGCTCGTGCGGACGGAGAAGTACGAGGACGTGGAAAAGAAGACCGACGGCATGACCGTTCTGCTGGTCGACGTGCGAGAGGCCAAGGAGAACGGCCAGATCGAGTACCGGCCGATCAAGGTCATGTCCGGTCACCACACGAACCAGCTGTCGATCACCAACCTTCGCGTTCCCGTCGAGAACCGGATCGGCGAGGAGGGTAAGGGCTTCAAGGTCATCCTGTCGGGAATGAACGCGGAGCGCCTCCTCGTGTCGAGTGAGTACATCGGGTCGGGCTTGTACTTCATGGACCGCGCCGTGCAGTACGCCAAGGAGCGTGAGGTGTTCGGTCGCCCGATCGGGATGAACCAGGGCATCCAGTTCCCGCTCGCCACTGCCTTCACCGAGCTGCGCGCGGCGAGCCTCATGCGCTGGCACGCGGCAGAGGTGTTCCAGGCGGGAAGCCGCGACGGCTTCTACGCCAACACCGCGAAACTGCTGTCCTCCAAAGCGTTGTGGAACGCCGCGAACGCCGCCATGGACACGTTCGGAGGTGCCGGTCTCGCCTCCGAATACGGTATCGAGCAGAAGTTCCGGGCGGCGCGTGGTCCGATGATCGCCCCGATCTCGACCAATCTTGTTCTCGCAGGCATCGCGCACCGCGACCTGGGCATGCCGAAGAGTTTCTGAGCCATGACGACCACGCCCAGCCCTGCTGCGGGACCCTTAACCGCGGCTCGTGGCAGCCGCCCGGACGGGCCACCCGCTGCAGTCGGCAGCGGAGCGACGTACGACATTGCGGCCTTCGCCGCGGGCGCCGTGGCGCGCAGGGCCGGAGCCGATCAGGCCGACGCGGTGCTTACGGCCCTCGTGGACACGGTTGCGGTCACGGTTGCCGGGATGAGCACGCCCGCGGTGCGGATCCTCCTCGAGGTGCTCGAGGCGGAGCCGGCACCGGGGGACTGTCGGCTCTGGGGGTCGGCTCTGGCGGTCGGCCCCTCGGCCGCGGCCTTGATCAACGGTACGGCGGCCCACGCCCTGGACTGGGATGACGCGTCCCCGACCATGCCGATGCACCCCGCCGCGGTGCTGCTTCCCGCCCTCGTGGCGCAGGCGGCCCGGACGGGTGCGACGACAGATTCCTTCGTCTCGGCATACGCGGTGGGCTCGGCGGTCTTCCGTGCGGTGTCGGAGGTGCTGCCGCTCGAGGTCCACTACGGCAGGGGGTGGCACAACACCTCGACGACGGGGCGCCTCGCGGCGACGGCGGCCCTGGCCGCCTTGACCGGGCTTGGCCTCGAGGAGACGCGTCACGCATTGGGCGTGGCCGCCTCCATGGCCTCGGGGAGCCTCGCGAACTTCGGCACGATGACCAAGCCCCTGCATGCGGGCCTGGCAGCACGTGACGCCGTCACTGCGGTGGCTCTGGCGCAGCGGGGGTTCACCTCCCGTCACACCCAGTTGGAGGCAACCGGAGGGTTCTTCGCTCTCTTCGGTGACACCGACGACGTCCGGCTGCGCGAGCTGCCAGAGCGCCTGCGACGCTGGGAAAGCACGTGGCGAGACGACTGGGTGATCAAGCGCTACCCATCGTGCTACGCCACGCACCGGGCCATCGATGCGGTTCTCGACCTGCGAACGAGCGTCCACCCCGAGGCGGTGTCCTCCGTTGAGGTCACCGTGCACGCGGGCGGGTTGAGGCCCTTACTGGCGCACCTGCCCAGCACCGGCTTGGAGGGCAAGTTCAGCCTCCCGTACACGGTGGCTCGAGCCGTGCGCTCTGGACACGTGCGACTGACCGACTTCACCGACGAGGCCGTACTCGACCCGGCTCTGCGCCCGCTGGTCGAGGGCGTCGTGGTCCGAGAGGGGCCCGATCCCGACGTGCAGGGCTCGACGGAGCCGTTCACGGTGGTGACGATCCACACGAACGACGACCAGGTCCACACGCGGCGCGTCGATGTAAGTCGCGGCGACGCGCGTAACCCGATGAGCACCACCGAGCTGATGGACAAGGCCGTCGAGGCCTTCGAGTTCGTGGGGTGGGCCCCGGCACCGACCCACGACCTGCTGGCCGGGCTCGCGTCACTCTGGGCCGGCGGCGACCTCGGTGGCCTGCAGGACGTCCTTGCTGGTGAGGGCGCGACGGGGGTACGGAGGGGGCTGGCATGAGCGGATTCCCGACGGTGGAGATCATCGAGGAGGGCATGCGCGAGGGCATGCAGATAGAGAGCGCCGAAATCCCGGTGGCGGCCAAGATCCGGCTGCTCGACGCGCTCTCCCGGACCGGTCTCCGCACGATCCAGGTGGGGTCCTTCGTCAGTCCCCGGTGGGTTCCGCAAATGGAACACATCGAGCAGGTCGTCCAAGGCTTCACGCCGATGCCCGGGGTCCGCTACACCGCGCTCGCCCTAAACCAGAAGGGCGCCGAGCGCCGTGCCGAACACGTGCCGCCGCTCGCGCCGCAGGAGGCCACCTCGCGCACGACGGTCCACCTGTGTGACGTCTTCGTCCAACGCAACACTGCCCGCACCCAGGCCGAGGAGATTGCCGCCGTGCCACGCACCGTGGAGGCCGCGCTGGCGCGTGGGGTGACTGAGGCCGTCGTCGCCATTAACGCTGCGTGGGGTTCGAACTGGCTCGGTCGGTTCAGCCTGGAAAGGCGCAACGAGCTGATCGGCCTCCAGATGCAGGCATGGCAGGATTGTGGCGTCACGCCACGCACTGTCTGGCTCGGCGACCCGATGAGTTGGAACACTCCGGGTGCCGTTGAGGAGCAGCTCCGCTGCATCCGGGGGGAGTGGCCGGAGGTTAAGACCTTCCACCTGCACCTGCACGACGGACGGGGTAGCGCCCTGACCTCGGCCTACGTCGCTCTGCGTGCCCTCGACCGAGAGCACACTCTGGTGCTGGACTCCTCCATCGGGGGAATGGGCGGGTGCCCTTACTGCGGCAACGGCCGCGCAACGAAGATGATCCCGACCGAGGACCTCGTCGACATGCTTGAGTCGGAGGGAATCGACACCGGCATCGACCTGGCGAGGCTGATCGAGGCTGCCCACCTGGCCGAGGAGGTCGTCGGACATCCGCTCTACGGCAAGGTCAGCAAAGCCGGACCGCGCCCGACGGGGGACGCCTTGTACGCGATGGACATGCCGCTGGTTGAAACCGAGGAGCAGGCCCAGCACTTCCGAATCGGGCCGTCGGTGTATGCCGGGTGCCCGAGTCCATGGCGCAGCCCGATCACCTCCCCGGCCCGGGACGAGGCCGAACGCGCTTTGTTGCACAGCGGCACGGCGCCGCGAGAGCCCCAGCATCAGGACAAGTCATGACGACAAGAGAGACCACCATGAAGAGTCAGATCCCGACCGGAACCACCCCAGGCTCGCTCGTCGGCCTCCGCGTGGTGGAGCTCGGTACGAGCGTGGCCGGGCCGACCACGGGCCAGGTCCTCGGGGACCTCGGCGCGGAGGTCATCAAGGTCGAGAGGGTGGGCACGGGCGACGACACCAGGGGTTGGGCGCCACCGTACTGGGGCAGCGAGCCGATGGCCTTCCTCGGACTGAACCGCAACAAGAAAAGCCTGGCGCTCGACTTCAAGGACGAACGCGGGGCGAAGGTGCTCGAGCGGCTCCTGCGCAGCGCCGACGTACTGGTGCAGAACCTGCGACCGGGCGCTCTCGCCAAGGCCGGCTTCGACCTCGAGCGGCTCCGCGAGCTCAACCCCCGTCTCATCTACTGCGAGATGAGCGGGTTCGGCTCCGTGGGCCCTCGAGCCATGGAGCCGGCCTACGACCCCTTGCTGCAGGCGTACGCAGGCATCGTGAGCATGCTCGACACGGGACAGGGCCCACCGAACCGGGTGCCCCTATCCATTCTCGACAAGGGCACCGGTATGTGGGCCGTCATCGGCATCCTCGACGCGCTGCGGCGACGGGACCACACCGGTGAGGGCAGCCACGTGGAGGTCTCGCTGCTCCAGACCGCCGTCTCCTGGGTCGACCAGAAGGTGATGGGCTCGCGGGCCGGCAACCCGCCGCCGCGCAACCTGGGATCCGGCCACGCCGGTGTCGTGCCGTACGGCGCGTTTCCCGCGAGCTCCGGCTACGTCTTCATTTCGGCGGGCAACCAGTCCCTTTGGGTCCGCCTCGTCTCCGCCCTCGGTGCACCCGACCTGCTCGAGCGTCCCGGCTTCGGGTCCAACATCGAGCGGGCCGAGCGCCGGGCCGAAGTCAACGAGGCGGTCTCCGAGGTGACGCGCACCTTCGAGGCCGACGACCTCCTTGAGCGGCTGGCGAAGGCCGGGGTGCCGAGCGCACCGGTGCGGCCCGTGCACGAGGTGGCCGCCGACCCTCAGGTGCAGGCCGTCGGTCTGGTCACGCCCCTGCCCCACCCGCTGGTGCCGGAGCTGGAGGTCATCAACCTGCCGGTGACCTTCGACGGCGCCTACCTGCCTCACCAGTGCCCACCTCCGCAGCTCGGGCAGCACAGTGCCGAGCTGCTCCGCGAGCTGGGCTTCAGCGCCCAGGAGGTGGACGAGCTCGTCGCCGGGGGAGTGGTCGACTCCAGCACATCCGCGGACCAGGTGACGGCGTGAGCGACGGCCTGCTCTCCAGCTCACGGTGGTCGGGGAGGTACTTCAGCAACGGTTGGCAGCCGGCAGGGTCCCAGGGTGCCGTCACAGAGAAGGCGACCGGGGAACGGCTGGAGACCATCGGCCTGGCCGATGCTGACGCGGTGTCGGTCGCGGTGGGGATTGCCCTCGGGGTGCAGCGTTCCTGGGCGGAGTTTCCCTACGACGCCCGTGCCGCCGTCATGCGCCGTGCCGGGGTGCTCTTCGAACAGCACGCTGCCGAGGCCGCGGAGTGGACCGCGCGTGAGACGGGAGCCCCGTTGGCAATGGCCGAGCGAGCGCAGGGGGTCGCCGCGCAGGAGTGCTACGAGGCTGCAGGGCTCGCCAGCGCGCCGTACGGAGAGCTGCTTCGCTCGACCGCCCCGCGACTGTCGTTCGCGCGCCGGCGACCCGTGGGAGTCGTGGGCGTCATCGCACCCTTCAACGCACCACTGGTGCTGGCGATCCGCGCGGTGGCACCGGCGCTTGCGCTCGGCAACGCGGCCGTGCTCAAGCCGGACCCGCGCACCGCC contains the following coding sequences:
- a CDS encoding cupin domain-containing protein, producing MTSFDARSVAEIDNLDDLYSVFDDLSVEGGWYRRAPALWPEPLRNFLPYVWRYAEMKAVLDAAGRLVDHEMADRRNLTLTNPVEGNGYATVRSLVAAYQLIRPGEVAPAHHHTPAALRIILEGRGTYTVVDGDRVEMRPGDVLLTPSWAWHEHSAVGPDDCYWVDILDVPLVHLLEPMFFEKYPAGVQEDPRDIDTSPIAFRWEDSLACLAAETAAPEHGMAEREIELGSPAMPTIALHVQELGAGFESPTRRTTANSIFTVIEGSGETIVDGERLTWERGDIIAVPAWRPYQHIVSEPARMVRASDEPVFSVLGLLRSEKV
- a CDS encoding FAD-dependent monooxygenase, whose product is MHVVLAGGGVGGMTAALALLQRGVDVTVLEQAPALTEVGAGIQISPNGNRALDHLGVFETLRKQSCDPVRKEFRLWNTGRPWPMFDLGPMAVERYGYPYLTVYRPDLLKALENAVRALGADVILLGSRVAGVDQDASSASVVLDDGTRVTGDVVIGADGVRSVVRNTVWGPSNPEFSGMVAWRGLIPMDDLPKHLRTPVGSTWIGPGGHAVTYPLHGGTLMNFVATIEGKKWTAAGGTEPGTAEECHADFAGWHEDIHTFITASPRLLKWALLSRDPIPAWTSGRVSLLGDAAHATLPFLAQGAVHAIEDGVVLARAIEAYADDPTKALTRYETARIERTSRMVRGATANTERFHSRELVTEERAEPYLQREWSIEPIADRYDWLYSYDVVTTPV
- a CDS encoding MmgE/PrpD family protein codes for the protein MAAAGTTPMTGTAVARLGAFAAEVAENAPEHVLVDARQRLLDVVGISVAALGTGPAQVAHSLARRWGGAAVALAIGLEDRLPAPSAALVNGTLAHALDFDDTHVPSILHPSASVVPAALAAAEEAGAHGRTLLAAITVGNEIAIRLGNAGYDPRINNSVFFERGLHATSICGAVGAAAGAGVAMGLDAERLAHAMAIACSMGAGLLEANRAGGSVKRMHCGWAAHSGVVAAQAAEAGLTGPPTVLEGRFGFFQAYCGDTYDEAALLDGLGVRWETASCFVKPYPTNVFTHTGIDAAIALRARGLRPADVESVRIGVAGATLRTIAQPREAKIRPESGYHAQFSGPFTFTLALRGGGGLGLYLDDFTDEAVRDPRNLDLAARVEHVADARCEAIFPLQFPSVVEVRTTDGRMLSQEVLANRGTAERPLTDAEIQVKYDLNARRLGAGADVLADRISGLFDTTSVAGLLAL
- a CDS encoding cyclase family protein; translation: MSTGRTADGAVVTVVDLAQPVHPGVPTSPNHPGYRHSLLRRHGDAVRVDGTSGANDLLVMGTHTATHLDALAHISHDGLLHGRVSAAQAQAGGRFLDHGVHTVDPIVTTGYLLDVPAVLGVDRLAPGHAVTVAELSQALGDRRPAPGAGLLVRTGWAQLWDAPAAFLDHDGGVPGPDEEGVAWLASHRPCVVGSDTTAFEHIPGGAGHARLPGHRILLVENGIPILEMLDLEQLARAGTKAFTLVAAPLRLVGATGSPLRPIAILH
- a CDS encoding CoA ester lyase, which translates into the protein MRDDVATWLYVPADRLPELLTKAARSADGIVVDLEDAVHPSSRPRARAALGPTFGADSGFPAGLLKTLPIVVRVNRVDSPDFAADLAAVGPLLRAGTVHGIRLPKVESAAEVDAAFAQTRRFRDAPHLVPLIESARGLSKAQEIADAFGVHSITLGESDLRADLSLPRGASDTGLLLSRLTIVQAARAAGLPSPVGSVHPSVTDLDGLRRSCDVLRELGFYGRSVIHPRQVPVVREAFAPSTDEVTWATDVLDKAAAMDAAGSAAATLADGSFVDPAILRLAEHIRKRAHA